GAACAGGAGAAACCCTAGGCCTTGTAGGAGAAACAGGTGCAGGAAAGACAACGACAGCCTTAGGGATCATGCAGCTAGTTCCAAACCCTCCGGGTAAAATCGTAGATGGAGAAATCTTCTTCGAAGGAGAAGACCTCCTAAAGAAAAATCAACAAGAGCTTAGAAAGATCAGAGGAAACAAAATATCCATGATTTTCCAAGACCCAATGACATCATTAAACCCGGTTATGACCGTAGGCGATCAAATTGGAGAAGTAATCAAGCTGCATCAAAAAGTAAATGCAAAAGAAGCCTTAATAAAGGCACAAGAAATGCTTGAAAAAGTAGGGATACCAGGAGCAAGAGCAAAAGACTACCCACACCAATTCAGTGGAGGAATGAGACAGAGGGTAGTAATCGCTATCGCCTTAGCCTGTAACCCAGCACTTCTAATAGCCGATGAGCCAACGACAGCGTTAGACGTAACAATTCAAGCTCAAGTACTAGAATTGATGAAAAACTTAAAGAAAGAATTCAAAACATCCATGATTATGATTACCCATGATCTAGGAATCGTTGCAGATATATGCGATAAAGTAGCCATCATGTATGCAGGAAAGGTAGTAGAATATACCGATAAGAGAAGCTTATTTACAGCGCCAAAGCATCCGTATACAGTGGGACTATTCAACTCCATACCAAATATAGAAGAAGATGAAGATCGACTAAAGCCAATCAAAGGACTAATGCCAGACCCTACAAACCTGCCATCAGGATGTCCATTCCATCCAAGATGTCCAAAGGCGACCGAAGAATGCAGCAAGAGAGTACCAAAGGCAACAGAAGTAGAACCGGGACATTACGTAAACTGTCTATTATATGAAAAATAGGATAAAAAAACAGGAGGTGAAAAAATGGCAGAAAAATTAATAGAAGCTAGAAATCTGAAGAAATACTTCAATACAAAAAAAGGATTACTTCATGCAGTAGATGATGTAAACTTTTATATCAATAAAGGAGAAACCCTAGGATTGGTTGGAGAATCCGGGTGCGGTAAATCAACTACAGGTAGAGTTGTATTAAGACTGCTAGAAGCAACGGATGGAGAAATTATATTCGAAGGCAAAGATATTTTGCAGTTCAATAAAGAACAAATGAGACAGATGAGACAAGAGATGCAGATTGTATTCCAAGACCCATTTGCATCACTCAACCCAAGAATGAGCCTTTCCGATATTATAGCAGAGCCATTGGTTGTAAACAAAGTATTTAAAGACAAAGCCGATATGCATAAGAGAGTAAGAGAGCTTATGGAAACCGTAGGTTTAGCAGAAAGATTAGCCAATGTATTCCCACACGAGTTAGATGGTGGAAGAAGACAAAGGATCGGTATTGCAAGAGCCTTGGCCCTAAAACCAAAATTTATCGTACAAGACGAGCCTGTATCTGCCTTAGACGTATCCATTCAAGCACAGATATTAAACCTGATGGATGACTTGCAAAAAGAAATGGGGCTGACCTATTTATTCATATCCCATGACCTGAGCGTTGTAAAGCACGTAAGTGATAGAATTGCGGTAATGTATTTAGGAAAAATAGTGGAACTGACAGATTACAAAACCATATTCAAGACACCGCAGCATCCATATACACAAGCGTTACTTTCGGCGATTCCAGTACCGCAAATCGATGTACAAAGAGACCGAATCCTTCTAGAAGGAGACGTGCCAAGCCCAGTGAATCCAGCACCAGGCTGCCGTTTCTATGGAAGATGTAAGTACAGACAAGAAATTTGTAAACAAGAAATGCCAGAGCTAAAAAATATCGGTAATGAAACCTATGTAGCATGTCATTTTACTGGTAATTTAAAGCCTGCGAAAAAGTAGTCCTATAACGAATAGGAAAAGTTCTACTTATAAAGTATTTTCGAAGGAGAATTTTACCGTAAATGAGTTTCAAAAAAGGCTTCCTTGTAACGCTTCTATAGAAGCCTTTTTTACAGCAAAATGTAATGAATAAAAAATTCACCTTAGATTAAAGAATCTCTATTAGGGTATGATACTAATAGGCGTTGGATTTAATCTAATATAGGATAGATGTATTCTTGAAAAAGAAAAATTCATCCGTCCTATATCATAGGTGGATTTTTATTTTCCCCATTTTAAATTTTAATTGAGGTTTAGAATGGAGCACATCATCAATGTTATGAGGTTGTACGGAGTACGTATACTTTATAGAATAGAGGGAAGGTTGGGAGGCTTAATATGAAAATATATACTAAAACAGGCGATCGTGGCGAAACGAGCTTATACGATGGAAAAAGAGTCAAAAAAGATGATATACGGGTGGAAAGCTATGGCACCATTGACGAATTAAACTCTGCGCTGGGCTTGGCGAGAAACTTTATAGAAGATCAAGAAATTGTGGAGATAATTTATGGCATACAGAGAGAGTTATTTAATGTTGCAGGTGAATTAGCCACAGAAAACACAGATAATTTTAAAGGGAAGGTTGATGAAACCCAGATTCAAGCTTTAGAAAAAATCATCGATGATTATTTAGAAAAAATGCCAAAAATGGATAAATTCATCATTCCAGGCTCAAATAAAGCTTCTGCTAGTTTACATGTTGCTAGAACTGTATGTAGAAGAGCGGAACGACGGATATTAACTTTTAGTAGAGAAGAAGATGTTAGCCCTTTATTGATTAAATATGTAAATAGATTATCAGATACCATCTATGCATTGGCAAGGTATTTGGAAAGCGATTTAAGATATGTAGATTTTAAAAAATAAATGACAATCTAAATGCGAATATTCATATAAAATTTATAAAAAACATTCAGAAAAATAGAATACTGTGTTATAATTGAGGAAATTGCATGACCTATAATTTCCTCAATTTTTTTGTGGAATAAAAACAATAAAGTATTTTTAAGTAAATTTTACTTTGAAAAATAGAAAGGGTGGTTATATGTATAATGATGTAGAAGAAGTGTTATTTTCTAAGGAAGACATCGCAAAGAAAGTGAAAGAATTAGGGGAGATAATCTCTAAGGATTATAAAGAAAATGATGATTTGGTAATCATAGGCGTACTAAAGGGAGCCAATGTATTTATGGCAGATTTAATGCGTGAGATTACAATCCCTGTATATATTGATTTTATGGCTGTATCCAGCTATGGATACTCTACAGAGAGCTCTGGTATTGTAAGAATATTAAAGGATTTAGATTTAGAGATCGAAGGAAAACATGTACTTATTATTGAAGACATCATAGACACAGGATTAACGCTGAAATATTTAACAGATAATTTAAAATCAAGAAATACGAAAAGTGTGAAGATCTGTACATTGCTAGATAAACCTGTCAGAAGAAAATGTGACTTAAAAGTAGATTATATGGGATTTGAAATTCCTGACAAGTTTATTGTTGGCTATGGAATTGATTATGGGGAGCGTTATAGAAACCTACCTTACGTAGCTTCTTTAAAGCCAGAGGTATACAACAAATAAATTGGTAAAAAGATGCGATTAAATCTTATAACCTGAATAGAAAGTCAAAGATATATTCATAATATAAGAAAAGCTCCTAAAAACGCTGAAGCTTTTCTTGAACTTTACTATGGGTATCCATCAAATTTATTCAAGGAGGATTTAATATGCAAAACACAAATTTTGAAGATATAAAATCTAGATTTATTAATGCGGACCTAGATGAGAAAATTGAGATTTATACCACGACTTCGGGGCTTACAGTTGACCAGTTTAAAGAACTTTTAAAGCATTTTCCACTACAACATCTAGATAAATTAGAAAAAGCCATGGCTTAAAAATTATAAAGGCCCTCTATGAATTTCTATAGGGGGCCTTTATTTTGAGTATTTGAAATTGTACCCACAATAAAGAATCAGCTTTATTTCGGAATAAATTGACTATTAATGGAAAAAATACAAATAGTATTGCCATCGTTATTCAATTTCAAATATATAGGAGGAAAAAAATGAAAAAAATAGATTCTTTTTTTAAGTTCATAAGCAGCCAATTGAAAGGAAGTAACCGTAGTAGAGGGAATAGCTTAAGATTTAGAAATTATTATCTTAGTGTGAAAGATGACAAAAGGAATAATGTAGCAAAGATAGTTGATTATTCTATGTGGAGAATATGCCTGTTCTTTCTTATGTTCATATATATATATTCCAAAATAAATAAACTGTCCATATCTATTTTGATTTCAACATTTAGCTTTATTCTTGTACACAAAATAGCCATAAAAGGTCGGGAACATAAATTTCAACAAATGAAGGAACAGAAAAGACGCTATATCGGCAGTCAAAAAGTTTATAATGAAATTATGAACAAAACCACAGATGAAATGAAGGTGTATATCAAAAAAGTATTCGGTGTTATGGGCTTCACTGAATTGAATTTTAAAAAGGTAGATCAGCGTCATATATTATTAAACTCTGTATACAAAGAAGAGAAAATTATGTTATTATTTAATATATATAAAAATGATCTCGACGTAGAACTGAAAGAAGTGAAAGAGTTCATCGATGGTATGAGTGATAGCGGTATAAAAAAAGGAATACTGATTACAACTTCTGATTTTACAAAGGATAGTTACAACTATATTAAAAACTTTAACGAAAACTACTCTATATTATTATTAAATAAAGATAAATTTTTAAAAATTATTGAAAATAGAGGATTATTTCCAACTGGTGAAGAAATTGATGAGATGATAGAGAGCAAGATTAGCAAGAGGCATAAAAATTGGGATAAATATAAGAAAGCCGCTATGTCTAAAGGTAAAGTAAAAAGCTATATTGCTTTGAGTATCTATTTGATAATAGCTGCTTGGTATACAACTTTTACTGTATATTATATGGTGATTTCAGGTTTAATATTGGCTTTTGCGGTCATTACTTTTTTATTGAATAGAAGAGAAGAGGAAGAGGACACCATTGATTTTGAAAAGCTATTAAATGATATGTAGGCCGATTAAAAGGGGGGATATGCTATGACATATAGCGATGGTAAAATAAAAGCATTGGTTGATATTTCTACCATGGTGACTAGTACAGACAATTTTTTTAAAATAAAGGACGATATTATAAGGAGAATGTTGGAAGTAATTTTCCCTGCGAAAGCCTGCGTAAATTTATTTACCGATGACTATAAACATGCACACTTAGTTTGTTCTGCAAGCTTAGACTTTATTCCCGTTTACTTTAATGTAAACAAAAAAGAGGGCAAGAAGATTCCATTTGAAACGTACCCACCCTATATCCACGAAGCGATCAACGAAAAGAAAATGGTATGGGTCAAGGATATCTATAAGGATGAACGATCCAGGGATGAAATATTCTTGGCAAAGAATGAAGGATATCAATCTCGTATTGTTTTCCCCCTCATATCCAATAGTAACGTTATAGGATTTATGACTTGCTTTTTAATTGATGAAAGTGATAAATATAGTGATAGTGATGTGGACTTTATTGCTTCTGTAGCATCTTTGATCGGATTGTCCATTGAAATTACAAAACGCAAAAAGGAATCTGACTTTATCATTAAGAAATTAAGAGGTTCTTTAAACCTGATAAATAAAGCTGTAGATGAGCTTTATACAAATTTTAACTTAAGTACGTTTCTTCAATTATTAAGTAAACAGATTAAGAATATTACCTTTAGTGAATCCGCTATTATTGTGATGAAGGATGTTAATAAGA
Above is a genomic segment from Alkaliphilus oremlandii OhILAs containing:
- a CDS encoding ABC transporter ATP-binding protein, producing the protein MAEKLIEARNLKKYFNTKKGLLHAVDDVNFYINKGETLGLVGESGCGKSTTGRVVLRLLEATDGEIIFEGKDILQFNKEQMRQMRQEMQIVFQDPFASLNPRMSLSDIIAEPLVVNKVFKDKADMHKRVRELMETVGLAERLANVFPHELDGGRRQRIGIARALALKPKFIVQDEPVSALDVSIQAQILNLMDDLQKEMGLTYLFISHDLSVVKHVSDRIAVMYLGKIVELTDYKTIFKTPQHPYTQALLSAIPVPQIDVQRDRILLEGDVPSPVNPAPGCRFYGRCKYRQEICKQEMPELKNIGNETYVACHFTGNLKPAKK
- a CDS encoding cob(I)yrinic acid a,c-diamide adenosyltransferase; the encoded protein is MKIYTKTGDRGETSLYDGKRVKKDDIRVESYGTIDELNSALGLARNFIEDQEIVEIIYGIQRELFNVAGELATENTDNFKGKVDETQIQALEKIIDDYLEKMPKMDKFIIPGSNKASASLHVARTVCRRAERRILTFSREEDVSPLLIKYVNRLSDTIYALARYLESDLRYVDFKK
- a CDS encoding restriction endonuclease, encoding MKEQKRRYIGSQKVYNEIMNKTTDEMKVYIKKVFGVMGFTELNFKKVDQRHILLNSVYKEEKIMLLFNIYKNDLDVELKEVKEFIDGMSDSGIKKGILITTSDFTKDSYNYIKNFNENYSILLLNKDKFLKIIENRGLFPTGEEIDEMIESKISKRHKNWDKYKKAAMSKGKVKSYIALSIYLIIAAWYTTFTVYYMVISGLILAFAVITFLLNRREEEEDTIDFEKLLNDM
- a CDS encoding GAF domain-containing SpoIIE family protein phosphatase translates to MTYSDGKIKALVDISTMVTSTDNFFKIKDDIIRRMLEVIFPAKACVNLFTDDYKHAHLVCSASLDFIPVYFNVNKKEGKKIPFETYPPYIHEAINEKKMVWVKDIYKDERSRDEIFLAKNEGYQSRIVFPLISNSNVIGFMTCFLIDESDKYSDSDVDFIASVASLIGLSIEITKRKKESDFIIKKLRGSLNLINKAVDELYTNFNLSTFLQLLSKQIKNITFSESAIIVMKDVNKNIYYESIHGENADLKRIVEEIHLQLKEEKKTSVNAKYFTKDDILNINEHYGIDSMLYHNLVIEGEAVGYIAVANAIKYNDEDLKILNIFASQIIFAIERYKTSEKLFEHKMMEKELELVQEKQLLIMPNNNILLPNKTKISYYFYPTANLGGDFCDIFFINEHALCIFVADVMGHSILANYFSAMIKGALKSCIDEEKSAGEILTIINHNLYEDFNSLDIYATVRLAIVDIN
- a CDS encoding ABC transporter ATP-binding protein, which encodes MSKENLLEIRNLAIHYMAEDGTVRAVEDMNLEVGTGETLGLVGETGAGKTTTALGIMQLVPNPPGKIVDGEIFFEGEDLLKKNQQELRKIRGNKISMIFQDPMTSLNPVMTVGDQIGEVIKLHQKVNAKEALIKAQEMLEKVGIPGARAKDYPHQFSGGMRQRVVIAIALACNPALLIADEPTTALDVTIQAQVLELMKNLKKEFKTSMIMITHDLGIVADICDKVAIMYAGKVVEYTDKRSLFTAPKHPYTVGLFNSIPNIEEDEDRLKPIKGLMPDPTNLPSGCPFHPRCPKATEECSKRVPKATEVEPGHYVNCLLYEK
- the hpt gene encoding hypoxanthine phosphoribosyltransferase; translated protein: MYNDVEEVLFSKEDIAKKVKELGEIISKDYKENDDLVIIGVLKGANVFMADLMREITIPVYIDFMAVSSYGYSTESSGIVRILKDLDLEIEGKHVLIIEDIIDTGLTLKYLTDNLKSRNTKSVKICTLLDKPVRRKCDLKVDYMGFEIPDKFIVGYGIDYGERYRNLPYVASLKPEVYNK